GCGCCGGCCGATAGGTGGACCTGAGACGATGCGGGAACAGTTGGGGCACCTGGTCGCCATGGCGAGCCGCCGTCATGTCACGGTGCAGTTCGTCCCTTTCGACAACCCGTGCACTGACGGCCTGATGTCCGGATTCGCGATTGCGGAACTTGCTGACGCGCCCGTTACTGTGTCCGTAGAGTCCGCAGGGACGGGTGAAGTCGTGACTGATCCCGTGGTCGTCTCCGTCATCTTAGGGCGGTATGACGCGATACGAGCACAGGCGTATCGTCCAGGTGAATCGCTCGAAATCATCAAGGAGGCGGAGGCTCTATGGGCGCAAAAGACCTGATTCCAGCGGAGCTTGCTGGGGTTGAATGGAAGAAGAGTTCTCGCAGTGGCAACAGTGGCGGCAACTGTGTGGAGGTCGCAGGCGATCTTCGCGGCGCCGTAGGAGTTAGGGACAGTAAGAATCTGGCCGGACCGGTGCTCGTCGTACGCCCTGCCGCCTGGTCGGCCTTCCTGACCGGCATCAAGGACGGCATGCTCGACGGTTGATCCCGTTATGGCCGAAAGCAGAGGCGACAGAGAGCTCTCGCCGATACGAGGGCTCTCTGTGTGGGCTCCTGTACCGCGAACCTGGAGGCGGCCAGGCTCAGTTGAGTGCTCGGTGTGGAGCGTGGCTTATGGCAGGACGGACGGCGTCGTCGACAGGCCGATCATGACGAAGCGGATCAGTGGATAGATCAGCGCGACAAGGAGCCACCAGGAGCGGATGCGCCACCCCATGATCCATCGGGAGGAGGCGACGGCGATCAGACCGGCGGCCAGGGAGAGTAACAAGCCGGGGATACCTGCTACGGCCTGTGGCCAGCCTGGACGTGCGAGGGAGTAGCCCGTCCAGGCGGAATAGAAGACGTGCCAGAAACCAAAGAACAGCAGGCTCCCCGTGGCACCGGCGGCTCTTAACACCGTGATCACGCGGCCGTCCTCCGACGTGCGATTACGCATGAAATCGCCCCTTCCTCGACCGAGGGCAGGTCGGTCGACGTGCCTCCGGCGTATCACCATCACATCGATGATCTACTCGCCGACGGCCCTACCGCCTGTTTTCGGGAAAGGTGGAGAACGACTTGGGGGCAGGCTCCCTGCCAACTACAAAGTGCTCATGTCAGTTCAGTCGCGGTCAACAGCCTGGACGGTGATCAGGCAGGCGAACGCGGCGAGCGCGAGTGCGGTACGGACGAGGTGCAGGTTCAGCCACCGCCGTCGGGTCTCCTGCCAGTCGGCGGGTAAGGGGTCGGGGTTCCAGGCGTCCACCGCCCGGTTGAGGGGCTCCAGGCCCGTCAGGGTGAGGACCACGGTGAGGATCACCATGATCAGGGCGGCCGCGCTGACGCCCAGAGCGAACCATCCACGGCGCCACGACAGGGCGGTCACGACGATCAGCGCCGCGATGCCCGTCAGCAGCAGCGGCGGCATGGCGCGGCCGTAGTCGACGTTGAGCGCCTGCCAGTACCGGACGTACGCGGGCCCCCACAGGCGAACCACGGACGGGGCGAGCACCGTGAAGACGACGCTGCCCGCGTACTGCGCACCCTGCGCGAGCTGCGCCGCGTCCTGCGCCCGGGCGGACGTGTC
The Sphaerisporangium krabiense genome window above contains:
- a CDS encoding DUF397 domain-containing protein, whose amino-acid sequence is MGAKDLIPAELAGVEWKKSSRSGNSGGNCVEVAGDLRGAVGVRDSKNLAGPVLVVRPAAWSAFLTGIKDGMLDG
- a CDS encoding DUF1772 domain-containing protein, which encodes MLAPSVVRLWGPAYVRYWQALNVDYGRAMPPLLLTGIAALIVVTALSWRRGWFALGVSAAALIMVILTVVLTLTGLEPLNRAVDAWNPDPLPADWQETRRRWLNLHLVRTALALAAFACLITVQAVDRD